One stretch of Prunus persica cultivar Lovell chromosome G1, Prunus_persica_NCBIv2, whole genome shotgun sequence DNA includes these proteins:
- the LOC18792986 gene encoding protein MIZU-KUSSEI 1: MRTIMAKTSHDSSFSFSRRYFHWKKKVEDDEDDYHEILNFNSSYSHFSEESEKDEQELRIPVSTDTALIPAIIPRKKHSLMSVSKIRSALTVFGKRRSRSGLGTRVMGTLFGYRRGHVHLAFQEEPKLSPAFLIELATPTSVLVREMASGLVRIALECEKKTEKKGLKMLEEPLWRTYCNGKKCGFAMKRDCGPGEWKVLKALEPISMGAGVLPGSEDGVGAEGELMYMRAKFERVVGSKDSEAFYMMNPDGSGGPELSIYLLRV, from the coding sequence ATGAGGACAATTATGGCCAAGACCTCTCATgactcttctttctccttctccaGGAGGTACTTCCActggaaaaagaaagtagaggatgatgaagatgattaCCACGAAATCTTAAACTTCAACTCATCATACTCACATTTCTCTGAGGAATCAGAGAAAGATGAACAGGAGCTTAGAATCCCAGTCTCAACAGACACTGCTTTGATCCCCGCAATAATACCACGCAAGAAACATTCTCTGATGTCAGTGTCCAAGATCCGGTCAGCTCTCACAGTGTTTGGTAAGAGGCGCTCTCGCTCTGGCCTCGGCACCAGAGTCATGGGTACTCTGTTCGGCTATCGTCGTGGACATGTTCATCTGGCATTTCAAGAAGAACCCAAGTTGAGCCCTGCCTTCCTGATTGAGCTTGCAACACCCACAAGTGTTTTGGTTCGAGAAATGGCTTCTGGGTTGGTGAGGATTGCCTTGGAGTGcgagaagaaaacagagaagaaaggTTTGAAAATGCTAGAGGAGCCACTCTGGAGGACTTACTGCAATGGAAAGAAATGTGGGTTTGCTATGAAGCGTGACTGTGGACCTGGGGAGTGGAAGGTTTTGAAAGCTCTGGAGCCAATTTCAATGGGGGCTGGTGTTTTGCCAGGAAGCGAAGATGGAGTTGGAGCTGAGGGTGAGCTCATGTACATGAGAGCTAAGTTTGAGAGAGTTGTGGGGTCTAAGGACTCTGAGGCTTTCTACATGATGAACCCTGATGGTTCTGGAGGTCCTGAACTTAGTATTTATCTGCTTAGAGTCTAg